In the genome of Desulfovulcanus ferrireducens, one region contains:
- a CDS encoding glycosyltransferase family 4 protein, which produces MRILHVLSQRPDSTGSGIYIRAMIREAIKKGYKNYLLAGLPKGEDLTDFELAPKCSSYVYFQGQDLSFPIVGMSDVMPYPSKRFCDLSSDELEAYEKCFAAKLENMVQTFKPDIIHTHHLWLVSALVRELFPHLPQVTTCHGSDLRQFQNCPHLQERVLGPCQKIDAVLALSRAQKDDIVRFYQIEERKIHVVGAGYNDDLFCPEIKPTPPPVHLVYAGKLSRAKGVPWLLRALLRLLDDGEEFVLHLVGGGSGTEKETCLKLAEKFGPRCRVYGLISQQELARVLKQGHIFILPSFFEGLPLVLLEALACGCRLVATNLPGVLEVLGRNRKVSGYISLVPLPRLQQVDVPVQEDEEKFIHDLVQCLKKQIRGAQREPQLDLTKVGDLLKFYSWSAVFARVEKVYDLVLKS; this is translated from the coding sequence ATGAGGATACTACATGTTTTGAGTCAGCGCCCTGATTCAACCGGAAGCGGTATCTATATCCGGGCCATGATCAGGGAGGCTATTAAAAAGGGATACAAGAATTATCTATTGGCAGGGTTGCCAAAAGGGGAAGATTTAACCGATTTTGAACTGGCTCCAAAATGCTCTTCTTATGTCTATTTTCAAGGCCAGGACCTTTCTTTTCCCATTGTGGGTATGAGCGATGTCATGCCTTACCCCAGTAAACGGTTTTGCGATTTAAGCAGCGACGAACTGGAAGCCTATGAAAAATGTTTTGCTGCCAAACTCGAGAACATGGTGCAAACCTTTAAACCTGATATTATCCACACCCATCACTTGTGGCTGGTATCAGCTCTTGTGCGGGAGCTTTTCCCCCATTTACCCCAGGTAACTACCTGTCATGGATCTGATCTGCGCCAGTTCCAAAATTGTCCTCATCTGCAAGAAAGGGTCTTGGGTCCATGCCAAAAAATTGATGCGGTTTTGGCTTTAAGTCGAGCGCAAAAAGATGATATTGTTCGTTTTTATCAGATTGAAGAGAGAAAAATTCATGTGGTCGGTGCAGGGTACAATGATGATTTGTTCTGTCCGGAGATAAAGCCAACTCCTCCACCGGTACATTTGGTCTATGCTGGAAAACTCAGCCGAGCAAAGGGTGTTCCGTGGTTGTTGAGGGCTCTTTTAAGGCTGTTGGATGATGGAGAAGAATTTGTCTTACATCTTGTCGGGGGCGGCAGCGGGACAGAAAAGGAAACTTGCTTAAAGCTGGCTGAAAAGTTTGGTCCCAGGTGCAGGGTTTATGGCCTGATTTCACAGCAAGAGTTGGCCAGGGTCTTGAAACAAGGCCATATCTTTATTCTTCCTTCATTTTTTGAGGGCCTGCCTTTAGTCTTGTTGGAGGCCCTGGCATGTGGCTGTCGTTTAGTAGCCACGAATTTGCCCGGAGTACTGGAGGTGCTGGGTAGAAATAGAAAAGTTAGCGGTTATATTAGTCTTGTTCCTCTACCCAGGCTTCAGCAGGTCGATGTTCCTGTTCAAGAGGACGAAGAGAAATTTATCCATGACCTTGTTCAGTGCTTAAAAAAGCAAATCAGAGGCGCACAAAGAGAACCTCAATTAGATTTGACCAAGGTCGGGGACTTATTAAAATTTTATTCCTGGTCAGCAGTGTTTGCCCGCGTGGAAAAGGTGTATGATTTAGTGCTCAAATCATAA
- the hemB gene encoding porphobilinogen synthase, whose product MSGFYRGRRLRRTTEIRELVRETEIRPKDLIQPYFVVETEDKNFACEVPSMPGQYQLSIPKLLDKIGQAVDNGLKSLILFGIPAHKDETGSQAYAENGIIQQAVKAIKDKYPQLVVITDVCLCEYTSHGHCGLIKDRYVQNDPTLKLLGQTALSHVRAGADMVAPSDMMDGRIQAIRAILDENGYTEIPIMSYAVKYASSFYGPFRDAAGSAPQFGDRRSYQMDPANSVEAMREAQADIDEGADIIMVKPALPYLDIVRKIRDNFFVPVAAYQVSGEYSLIKAAAAQNWVDEKGIVMESLISIKRAGADLILSYFTEQVLKWIK is encoded by the coding sequence ATGTCTGGCTTTTATCGGGGACGAAGACTCAGGCGTACAACCGAGATCCGGGAACTAGTTCGGGAAACAGAGATCAGGCCCAAAGACCTGATTCAACCCTATTTTGTGGTCGAGACTGAAGACAAAAACTTTGCCTGTGAAGTTCCTTCCATGCCTGGACAATATCAGCTGTCAATACCCAAGCTTCTGGATAAGATTGGCCAGGCAGTGGACAATGGGCTCAAAAGCTTGATCCTCTTTGGAATTCCTGCCCATAAAGATGAGACAGGAAGCCAAGCTTATGCTGAAAACGGAATTATCCAGCAGGCAGTAAAGGCTATCAAGGATAAATATCCCCAGCTTGTTGTCATCACTGATGTCTGCTTGTGTGAATATACGTCACATGGTCATTGTGGGCTGATAAAAGACAGGTATGTACAAAATGACCCTACTCTAAAACTCCTGGGCCAAACTGCCCTCTCCCATGTCCGGGCAGGGGCAGACATGGTTGCGCCATCGGACATGATGGACGGACGGATTCAGGCCATAAGAGCTATCTTGGATGAAAACGGTTATACTGAAATCCCCATCATGTCCTATGCGGTCAAATACGCATCAAGCTTTTACGGACCATTTCGTGATGCTGCAGGAAGCGCTCCGCAATTTGGGGATCGCAGATCCTATCAAATGGACCCGGCCAATTCAGTAGAAGCCATGCGTGAGGCCCAGGCAGATATCGACGAGGGTGCAGATATTATTATGGTCAAACCTGCCCTGCCTTACCTGGATATCGTACGCAAAATAAGAGATAATTTTTTTGTCCCGGTAGCAGCTTATCAGGTCAGTGGAGAGTATAGCTTGATCAAGGCAGCTGCGGCCCAAAACTGGGTGGATGAAAAAGGTATAGTTATGGAGAGCCTGATTTCCATTAAGCGGGCTGGGGCAGACCTGATTCTTTCCTACTTTACAGAACAGGTCCTTAAATGGATCAAGTAA